A genomic region of Mycobacterium sp. Aquia_213 contains the following coding sequences:
- a CDS encoding NAD-dependent epimerase/dehydratase family protein, whose amino-acid sequence MLITGGAGFIGSALSRRLVTAGYDVAVMDVLHPQVHAPGQAIDLPTSVRLLTGDVTHAPDWDAVLRLFRPSQIVHLAAETGTAQSLSEATRHGSVNVVGTTQLLDALSRSGLVPDQLVVASSRAVYGEGAWQCGAQIFYPRPRSHAQLVAGIWDPQSPTGEPAVPLPSRAGRTEPRPTNVYAATKLAQEHTLAAWTAAHDTNVSVLRLQNVYGPGQSLTNSYTGIVALFARLAREQHSLEVYEDGRIVRDFVYIDDVIDALFAAVQQPAAEQRCLDIGSGTPTTIHELAQTISAVCGAPEPVVVSKFRDGDVRAASCDIEPAKEALDWRPKWTLDDGLQKLLEWIGQQSENPSAATDHAPESNRSVAEHAGRN is encoded by the coding sequence GTGCTTATCACTGGTGGAGCTGGATTCATCGGGTCTGCGTTGTCGCGCCGCCTGGTCACAGCCGGTTATGACGTCGCTGTGATGGATGTCCTGCACCCGCAGGTGCACGCCCCAGGTCAGGCGATCGATTTGCCGACATCCGTGCGGTTATTAACCGGCGACGTCACCCACGCACCTGACTGGGATGCGGTGCTTCGGTTGTTCCGTCCGTCGCAGATCGTCCATTTGGCGGCCGAGACGGGAACGGCACAGTCGCTCTCCGAGGCGACCCGCCATGGTTCGGTCAACGTGGTCGGTACCACGCAGCTTCTTGATGCCTTGAGCCGCTCGGGACTAGTGCCCGATCAGCTTGTCGTGGCGTCATCGCGGGCTGTCTACGGCGAGGGCGCTTGGCAGTGCGGCGCCCAAATCTTCTATCCGCGGCCGCGCAGTCATGCGCAGCTGGTCGCGGGTATCTGGGATCCGCAAAGCCCCACGGGTGAACCGGCGGTGCCACTTCCGAGCCGCGCGGGCCGAACCGAGCCCCGGCCGACCAACGTCTACGCGGCGACAAAGCTCGCCCAGGAGCACACGTTGGCAGCCTGGACCGCCGCACACGACACGAATGTGAGTGTGCTGCGCCTGCAGAACGTCTACGGGCCGGGCCAGTCGCTGACCAATTCGTATACCGGAATTGTTGCTCTCTTCGCACGGTTGGCGCGCGAGCAGCATTCGCTGGAGGTTTACGAAGACGGTCGGATCGTGCGCGATTTCGTATATATCGACGACGTGATCGATGCCCTGTTCGCGGCGGTGCAGCAACCCGCGGCCGAGCAACGTTGCCTGGACATCGGATCGGGCACCCCAACAACGATTCATGAGCTGGCGCAAACGATCAGCGCCGTTTGCGGGGCCCCCGAACCGGTCGTCGTATCGAAATTCCGCGACGGCGATGTGCGGGCCGCGAGCTGCGACATCGAGCCTGCCAAGGAAGCGCTGGACTGGCGCCCGAAGTGGACGCTCGATGACGGTTTGCAAAAACTGCTGGAATGGATTGGGCAGCAGAGCGAAAACCCTTCCGCAGCAACCGATCACGCACCCGAATCAAACCGCTCGGTAGCGGAACATGCCGGACGGAACTAA
- a CDS encoding sulfotransferase family protein encodes MTATVGRAENARQAKSAYRRVVLFVLGPQRSGTSAITRVLSLSGGALPAGMLGADAGNPRGYWEPRKAIAINETILYRHKSAWFDPSLRSMDDDVLDANEKAACIAQIEDYLTGLPTAPLLVIKEPRITTLSHLWFEAARRTGFEVAAVIAVRHPMEVISSVAATWQVSRELSGALWLKYSLLAERYTRDLPRVFVDYADFLDNWRREIKRISTTLDVELNTQQEAAIEEFLSADLRRQRHSGCVKGLGGADWISTVHDTLCASAHDEPLDGAPLDRIYESYRANEHELRSAFEDFRALSKRALYRFLRPSIAMPMMEFVAMAHRRRGTWA; translated from the coding sequence GTGACGGCGACGGTCGGCCGGGCCGAGAACGCGCGCCAGGCCAAGAGCGCATATCGCAGGGTCGTCCTGTTCGTGCTCGGGCCGCAACGGTCGGGAACGTCGGCAATCACGCGCGTTCTTTCGCTCTCCGGTGGTGCGCTGCCCGCCGGGATGCTGGGCGCGGACGCGGGCAATCCGCGTGGCTATTGGGAACCGCGTAAAGCCATCGCCATCAACGAAACCATCCTCTATCGCCACAAGAGCGCCTGGTTCGACCCGTCACTGCGTTCGATGGACGACGACGTGCTTGACGCCAACGAGAAGGCTGCCTGCATCGCTCAGATCGAGGACTATCTCACCGGGCTGCCTACCGCACCGCTGCTGGTGATCAAGGAGCCCCGAATAACCACGCTGTCGCACCTCTGGTTCGAAGCCGCGCGGCGGACCGGGTTCGAGGTTGCGGCCGTAATCGCGGTACGCCATCCCATGGAGGTGATCTCGTCCGTGGCCGCGACCTGGCAAGTTTCGCGGGAGCTCTCGGGTGCCTTGTGGTTGAAATACAGCCTGCTGGCAGAGCGATACACACGCGACCTGCCGCGCGTTTTCGTCGACTACGCCGACTTCCTTGACAACTGGCGCCGGGAAATAAAACGGATCTCCACGACACTTGATGTCGAGCTGAACACCCAGCAAGAGGCCGCAATCGAGGAGTTCCTCTCTGCTGATCTCCGGCGCCAGCGACACTCGGGATGCGTGAAAGGGCTCGGCGGCGCGGACTGGATTTCCACCGTCCACGACACGCTCTGCGCAAGTGCGCACGACGAGCCGCTGGACGGGGCCCCACTCGATCGCATTTACGAGTCGTATCGCGCGAACGAACATGAGTTGCGCTCGGCCTTCGAGGATTTCCGCGCCCTTTCCAAGAGAGCCCTGTACCGCTTCCTGCGGCCCTCGATCGCGATGCCGATGATGGAGTTTGTCGCGATGGCACACCGGCGCCGGGGGACCTGGGCCTAG
- a CDS encoding serine hydrolase domain-containing protein, producing the protein MTVDNGVARRTNPSHDVPDAGHRVFGAVDPNFSCVVRGFSSLFPGRRFGGGALAVYLDGQPVVDVWTGWSDRAGQVPWTADRAPMVFSATKGMAATVIHRLADRGLIDYEAPVAEYWPEFGANGKSTLTVREVMRHRAGLSGLRGATQEDLLDHLVMEQRLAAAPPGRLLGKPAYHALTFGWLMSGLARAVTGKGMRQLIREELAEPLGTDGMHLGRPPAGSPTRVAEIIMPQSIIGNPVVGSVATKVATQLSPGFRSLYFRGVMAAVQGDIPLLDAEMPAANGVATARGLARMYGAIANGGEIDGTRFLSPEIVAGLTGRRSLKRDRNIMVPLSFHLGYHSVPFGNVMPGFGHVGMGGSFGWADPASGLAFAFVHNRLLSPFLVLDHSGVATLGNLLRVGVGKARKRGFRPVTEFGAPFSEPDAAVG; encoded by the coding sequence GTGACGGTAGACAACGGGGTCGCTCGCCGCACGAACCCCTCCCACGATGTCCCTGACGCAGGTCATCGTGTGTTCGGTGCGGTGGACCCAAACTTCTCTTGCGTTGTACGCGGTTTTTCGAGCCTGTTCCCCGGCCGCCGCTTCGGCGGTGGAGCGCTGGCGGTCTACCTCGATGGCCAACCGGTTGTCGACGTGTGGACGGGCTGGTCGGACCGGGCGGGCCAGGTGCCCTGGACGGCAGACCGGGCGCCGATGGTGTTCTCCGCGACCAAGGGCATGGCCGCGACGGTTATCCACCGGCTCGCCGATCGGGGGCTGATCGACTACGAAGCCCCCGTTGCCGAGTACTGGCCGGAGTTCGGGGCCAACGGGAAATCGACTCTCACCGTGCGCGAGGTGATGAGGCACCGGGCCGGACTGTCGGGCTTGCGGGGCGCGACCCAGGAAGACTTGCTGGATCACCTCGTGATGGAACAGCGCCTGGCCGCGGCTCCGCCCGGTCGCCTGCTGGGCAAACCGGCCTACCACGCGCTGACCTTCGGCTGGCTGATGTCCGGCCTGGCCCGGGCAGTAACCGGCAAAGGCATGCGACAGCTGATTCGTGAGGAGCTGGCCGAGCCACTGGGCACGGACGGCATGCACCTGGGCCGGCCGCCCGCCGGGTCCCCCACGCGCGTAGCCGAGATCATCATGCCGCAGAGCATCATCGGTAACCCGGTAGTCGGCTCGGTGGCAACCAAGGTCGCCACCCAACTGTCTCCCGGATTCCGTTCGTTGTACTTCCGCGGCGTCATGGCTGCCGTACAGGGCGATATTCCACTGCTGGACGCCGAGATGCCGGCAGCGAACGGGGTGGCGACGGCTCGCGGGCTGGCGCGGATGTACGGCGCCATCGCCAACGGCGGTGAGATCGACGGCACCAGGTTCTTGTCGCCGGAGATCGTCGCCGGGCTGACCGGGCGGCGCAGCCTGAAACGGGACCGAAACATCATGGTGCCCTTGTCATTCCACCTGGGTTATCACAGCGTCCCGTTCGGCAATGTGATGCCGGGCTTCGGGCACGTCGGGATGGGCGGGTCGTTCGGCTGGGCCGACCCCGCGTCGGGGCTGGCATTCGCGTTCGTGCACAACCGGCTGTTGTCGCCGTTCCTGGTGCTGGATCACTCCGGGGTGGCCACGCTGGGCAATCTGCTCCGGGTGGGTGTCGGCAAGGCCCGCAAGCGCGGTTTCCGGCCTGTCACCGAGTTCGGGGCACCGTTCAGCGAGCCCGACGCCGCCGTCGGCTGA
- the meaB gene encoding methylmalonyl Co-A mutase-associated GTPase MeaB, with translation MTSEGKDTVDKLAKAIRGGDRAALPRAITMLESTRADHRERAQQLLLDLLPDSGNAHRVGITGVPGVGKSTTIESLGMHLIDRGHRVAVLAVDPSSTRTGGSILGDKTRMSRLAAHPDAYIRPSPTSGTLGGVAKATRETVVLLEAAGFDVILIETVGVGQSEVAVANMVDTFLLLTLARAGDQLQGIKKGVLELADIVVVNKADGEHLAEVRKAARELSSAIRLIYPRETLWRPPVLTMSAMEGSGLTEMWDTVERHREVLTEAGEFEARRRAQQVDWTWQMVRDTVLDRVLSNPAVRKMRADLERQVKAGELTPAMAAQQILDAASR, from the coding sequence ATGACATCCGAGGGCAAAGACACCGTCGACAAACTGGCCAAAGCTATTCGCGGCGGCGATCGTGCGGCGCTGCCACGGGCTATCACGATGCTGGAGTCCACCCGCGCCGACCATCGCGAGCGCGCGCAGCAGTTGCTGCTGGATTTGCTGCCCGACTCCGGAAACGCCCATCGCGTGGGCATCACCGGGGTCCCCGGGGTTGGAAAGTCCACCACCATCGAGTCGCTGGGCATGCATCTGATCGACCGCGGCCATCGGGTGGCGGTCCTGGCGGTCGACCCTTCGTCGACGCGGACCGGCGGCTCCATCCTCGGCGATAAGACCCGGATGTCGCGGCTGGCGGCGCACCCCGACGCCTACATCCGGCCATCGCCGACGTCGGGCACCCTGGGCGGCGTAGCAAAGGCCACCCGGGAGACCGTCGTCCTCCTTGAGGCCGCTGGTTTCGACGTGATCCTGATCGAAACCGTCGGTGTCGGCCAGTCCGAGGTGGCCGTGGCCAACATGGTCGACACCTTCCTGCTGCTGACCCTGGCCCGCGCCGGGGACCAGCTACAGGGCATCAAAAAGGGCGTGCTCGAGCTGGCCGACATCGTCGTGGTCAACAAGGCCGACGGCGAGCACCTGGCCGAGGTGCGCAAAGCCGCCCGGGAGCTCTCGTCGGCGATCAGGCTGATCTACCCGCGCGAAACCCTATGGCGACCACCGGTTCTCACGATGAGCGCGATGGAGGGGAGTGGTCTGACCGAGATGTGGGACACCGTCGAGCGGCACCGTGAGGTGCTCACTGAGGCCGGAGAGTTCGAAGCCCGACGACGCGCGCAGCAGGTCGACTGGACCTGGCAGATGGTCCGGGACACGGTCCTGGACCGGGTGCTGTCCAACCCGGCGGTGCGCAAGATGCGCGCCGACCTGGAGCGGCAAGTCAAAGCGGGCGAGCTGACACCCGCGATGGCGGCCCAGCAAATACTAGACGCTGCGTCTCGCTAA
- the scpA gene encoding methylmalonyl-CoA mutase, with protein MTTSTPVIGSFADIPLHGDREGRQPTEAAVDEHVAAAAAAHWYTPDQLVWHTPEDIAVKPVYIAADRAAAEADGYPLNSFPGEPPFVRGPYPTMYVNQPWTIRQYAGFSTAAESNAFYRRNLAAGQKGLSVAFDLATHRGYDSDHPRVQGDVGMAGVAIDSILDMRQLFDGIDLSTVSVSMTMNGAVLPILALYVVAAEEQGVPPEKLAGTIQNDILKEFMVRNTYIYPPKPSMRIISDIFGYTSAKMPKFNSISISGYHIQEAGATADLELAYTLADGVDYIKAGLDADLDIDKFAPRLSFFWGIGMNFFMEVAKLRAGRLLWSELVSQFDPKSAKSLSLRTHSQTSGWSLTAQDAFNNVARTCIEAMAATQGHTQSLHTNALDEALALPTDFSARIARNTQLVLQQESGTTRPIDPWGGSYYVEWLTHQLAQRARAHIAEVAEHGGMAQAIDDGIPKLRIEEAAARTQARIDSGIQPVVGINKYQVEEDQEVEVLKVENSRVRTEQLAKLKDLRASRDSQAVEAALAELTRAAGAHGRAGEDGLGNNLLALAINAARHKATVGEISDALEKVYGRHQAEIRTIAGVYRDEAGKAPNMATATELVEKFAEADGRRPRILVAKMGQDGHDRGQKVIATAFADIGFDVDVGSLFSTPEEVARQAADNDVHVVGVSSLAAGHLTLVPALRDALAEVGRSDIMVVVGGVIPPGDFDELYAAGAAAIFPPGTVIADAAIGLLHKLAERLGYDLS; from the coding sequence ATGACCACGTCTACTCCTGTGATCGGCAGTTTCGCCGACATTCCACTGCACGGCGATCGTGAGGGGCGCCAACCCACCGAAGCCGCGGTGGACGAGCACGTCGCCGCGGCCGCCGCCGCGCACTGGTACACGCCGGATCAGCTGGTCTGGCATACGCCGGAAGACATTGCCGTCAAACCCGTTTACATCGCCGCCGATCGGGCCGCCGCAGAGGCCGACGGGTACCCGCTGAACAGCTTCCCGGGTGAACCGCCGTTCGTGCGCGGCCCGTACCCGACGATGTATGTCAACCAGCCGTGGACAATCCGGCAATACGCCGGTTTCTCCACCGCCGCGGAGTCCAACGCGTTCTACCGCCGCAACCTGGCCGCCGGGCAGAAGGGTCTGTCGGTGGCGTTCGACCTGGCCACTCACCGCGGCTACGACTCCGACCATCCCCGCGTGCAGGGTGATGTCGGAATGGCGGGCGTGGCAATCGATTCCATCCTGGACATGCGGCAGCTGTTCGACGGGATCGACCTGTCGACGGTGTCGGTGTCGATGACGATGAACGGCGCCGTGCTGCCGATTCTGGCGCTATACGTGGTGGCCGCCGAGGAGCAGGGGGTACCGCCGGAGAAGCTGGCCGGCACCATCCAGAACGACATCCTCAAAGAGTTCATGGTGCGCAACACCTACATCTACCCGCCGAAGCCGTCGATGCGAATCATCTCCGACATCTTCGGCTACACCAGCGCCAAGATGCCGAAGTTCAACTCCATTTCGATCTCCGGCTACCACATCCAAGAGGCAGGCGCCACAGCCGATTTGGAGCTGGCCTACACGCTGGCCGACGGTGTCGACTACATCAAGGCAGGTCTGGACGCCGACCTGGACATCGACAAGTTCGCGCCGCGGCTGTCCTTCTTCTGGGGCATCGGGATGAACTTCTTCATGGAAGTCGCCAAGTTGCGCGCGGGCCGGTTGCTGTGGAGCGAACTGGTCAGCCAATTCGACCCGAAGAGCGCGAAATCGCTGTCGCTGCGCACACATTCGCAGACCTCGGGCTGGTCGCTCACCGCACAGGATGCGTTCAACAACGTCGCCCGAACCTGCATCGAGGCGATGGCCGCGACCCAGGGCCATACCCAGTCGCTGCACACCAACGCGCTGGACGAGGCGCTCGCGCTGCCCACCGACTTCTCCGCCCGGATCGCTCGTAACACCCAGCTGGTGCTGCAGCAGGAGTCGGGCACCACGCGGCCGATCGACCCCTGGGGCGGCTCCTATTACGTGGAGTGGCTGACCCATCAGCTCGCGCAGCGGGCACGTGCTCACATCGCCGAGGTCGCCGAGCACGGCGGTATGGCCCAGGCCATCGACGACGGCATTCCCAAGCTGCGCATCGAGGAGGCCGCCGCGCGAACCCAGGCCCGGATCGACTCCGGGATCCAGCCCGTGGTCGGGATCAACAAGTACCAGGTCGAAGAGGACCAGGAGGTCGAGGTCCTCAAGGTCGAAAACAGCCGGGTGCGCACCGAACAGCTGGCCAAGCTGAAAGACCTGCGCGCAAGCCGGGATTCGCAGGCCGTCGAAGCCGCTCTGGCCGAGTTGACCCGGGCAGCTGGAGCGCACGGCCGCGCCGGGGAAGATGGGCTGGGCAATAACCTGCTGGCGCTGGCCATCAACGCGGCACGGCACAAGGCCACGGTGGGGGAGATCTCGGATGCGCTGGAGAAGGTCTACGGCCGACACCAGGCGGAAATTCGTACGATCGCCGGCGTCTATCGCGACGAAGCCGGAAAGGCTCCGAACATGGCAACCGCCACCGAACTAGTCGAGAAGTTCGCCGAGGCCGACGGCCGCCGGCCCCGGATTCTGGTGGCCAAGATGGGCCAGGACGGCCACGACCGCGGTCAGAAGGTGATCGCGACGGCATTCGCCGACATCGGGTTCGACGTGGACGTCGGATCGCTGTTCTCCACACCCGAGGAAGTGGCCCGCCAGGCCGCCGACAACGACGTGCATGTGGTCGGGGTGTCCTCGCTGGCCGCCGGACACCTGACCCTGGTGCCCGCACTGCGCGACGCGCTGGCCGAGGTGGGTCGGTCCGACATCATGGTCGTGGTCGGTGGCGTCATTCCGCCCGGCGACTTCGACGAGCTCTACGCCGCGGGGGCCGCCGCCATCTTCCCGCCCGGGACGGTGATCGCCGACGCCGCGATCGGCTTGCTGCACAAGCTCGCCGAGCGGTTGGGCTACGACCTCAGTTAG
- the mutA gene encoding methylmalonyl-CoA mutase small subunit, translating to MSIDVPELAGLEQVRERWRTAVAGVLAKSTRKEPAELGEQPEQLLDTPTYDGFAVRPLYTAFDELPEPSLPGEWPYLRGSDPFRDVKSGWKVLEAFPSAGATAAETNAAVLGALGDGVSALLLRVGADGVAPQELEGLLAGVYLSMAPIILEAGADYAAAADAMLALVAEVESDQRATLSIDLGADPLTAALSERPAPTIDDVVAVASRVTDDRGVRAITVDGPAFHNLGANATWELAGGIAAAVAYLRVLTESGIPVRRALGQISFRLAADDDQFLTIAKMRAVRQLWARVADVVGEPDAGGAIVHAETSLPMMTQRDPWVNMLRSTLAAFGAGVGGADTVLVFPFDIAIPGGFPGTARSFARRIARNTQLLLLEESHVGRVLDPAGGSWFVEDLTKRLAEGAWEHFQAIEGRGGFVNARDYIAEAIADTAARRADDIAHRRTAITGVNEFPNLAEPALPQSDSIGQPDVGNLQRYAAGFEALRDRSDAFLARTDSRPKALLLPLGPLAEHNIRTTFAANLLASGGIEAVNPGTLDADGIAAAVSDAGSPAVAVICGTDKRYGTEVAAIVDAARNAGVSRVYLAGPEKAIADTDPEHRPDEYLTAKINAIEALSDLLTRLGA from the coding sequence GTGTCCATTGATGTACCCGAGCTCGCCGGCCTGGAACAGGTCCGCGAGCGCTGGCGCACCGCGGTTGCCGGTGTGCTTGCCAAGAGCACCCGCAAGGAACCCGCCGAGTTGGGCGAACAACCCGAGCAGCTGCTGGACACACCGACCTACGACGGGTTCGCGGTTCGCCCGCTCTACACCGCGTTCGACGAGCTGCCCGAGCCGTCACTGCCCGGCGAGTGGCCCTACCTGCGCGGCTCCGACCCCTTCCGCGACGTTAAGTCCGGCTGGAAGGTCCTCGAGGCGTTCCCGTCCGCGGGAGCCACCGCCGCTGAAACCAACGCGGCCGTGCTGGGGGCGCTCGGCGACGGGGTCAGCGCGCTGCTGCTCCGAGTGGGGGCGGACGGCGTCGCACCGCAGGAGCTTGAGGGGCTGCTCGCGGGTGTCTACCTGAGCATGGCGCCGATCATCCTGGAGGCCGGCGCCGACTATGCGGCGGCGGCCGACGCGATGCTGGCTCTGGTCGCCGAGGTCGAATCCGACCAGCGCGCCACCTTGTCGATAGACCTGGGCGCCGACCCGTTGACCGCGGCACTGAGCGAGCGTCCCGCGCCGACGATCGACGACGTCGTCGCGGTCGCGTCGCGGGTGACCGACGATCGCGGCGTGCGGGCCATCACCGTCGACGGACCCGCGTTCCACAACCTTGGCGCCAACGCGACGTGGGAGCTGGCCGGCGGCATCGCGGCCGCGGTCGCGTATCTGCGGGTGCTCACCGAGTCGGGGATCCCGGTCCGCCGGGCGCTGGGCCAGATCAGTTTCCGGCTGGCCGCCGACGATGACCAGTTCCTGACGATCGCCAAAATGCGTGCCGTGCGCCAACTGTGGGCGCGGGTAGCGGATGTCGTTGGAGAGCCCGACGCCGGCGGGGCGATCGTGCACGCCGAGACGTCGCTGCCGATGATGACCCAGCGCGATCCGTGGGTGAACATGCTGCGCAGCACACTGGCCGCCTTCGGCGCCGGCGTTGGCGGTGCCGACACCGTGCTGGTCTTCCCGTTCGACATCGCGATCCCGGGCGGGTTTCCCGGCACGGCGCGAAGCTTCGCGCGCCGGATCGCCCGCAACACCCAGCTGCTGTTGTTGGAGGAGTCGCACGTCGGCCGGGTGCTGGACCCCGCCGGCGGATCGTGGTTCGTCGAAGACCTCACGAAACGGCTTGCCGAGGGCGCCTGGGAGCATTTTCAGGCCATCGAGGGCCGCGGCGGATTCGTCAACGCGCGTGACTACATCGCCGAGGCGATCGCCGATACTGCCGCACGACGTGCCGACGACATCGCGCATCGCCGCACTGCGATCACCGGCGTCAACGAATTTCCGAATCTAGCCGAACCTGCACTGCCGCAAAGCGATTCGATCGGCCAGCCCGATGTCGGGAACTTGCAGCGCTACGCCGCGGGATTCGAGGCGCTGCGTGATCGCTCGGATGCCTTCCTGGCGCGCACCGATTCCCGCCCCAAGGCGCTGTTGCTTCCGCTGGGCCCGCTGGCCGAGCACAACATCCGCACCACGTTCGCGGCGAACCTGCTGGCGTCGGGCGGCATCGAGGCCGTCAACCCGGGAACGCTCGACGCCGACGGGATCGCCGCGGCGGTGTCCGATGCGGGATCGCCTGCCGTGGCGGTGATCTGCGGCACCGACAAGCGCTACGGAACCGAGGTGGCCGCAATCGTCGACGCGGCGCGCAACGCCGGCGTATCGCGGGTCTACTTGGCCGGACCGGAAAAAGCGATCGCCGATACCGATCCGGAGCACCGGCCCGACGAATACCTGACAGCCAAAATCAATGCGATCGAAGCCCTTTCGGATCTGCTCACTCGGTTGGGGGCGTAA
- a CDS encoding TVP38/TMEM64 family protein gives MTGPATTKTASMLRSLSRALGASVRQLSRPRAIAAVVGITVLVVVALWVPLPGALQLRDWAQSLGPWFPLAFLVAHIVVTVVPVPRTAFTLAAGLLFGPALGVLIAVVASTASAVLALVLVRAAGWRLGRLVRYRAIQRADQRLRERGWVSVLSLRLIPVLPFSVVNYAAAASAVGILPYTLATLAGLLPGTAAVVFLGDALAGHPSPLLFLVSLVTSALGLTGLFLEIRHYRRHHHARHPEEPASEPVIFS, from the coding sequence GTGACGGGTCCCGCCACCACAAAAACAGCCAGCATGCTGCGCAGTCTCTCGCGCGCGCTGGGCGCGAGCGTGCGCCAGCTGTCCCGGCCGCGCGCCATCGCGGCAGTGGTCGGTATCACAGTCTTGGTCGTCGTGGCGCTGTGGGTTCCGCTGCCCGGCGCGCTGCAACTGCGCGATTGGGCCCAATCGCTGGGGCCGTGGTTCCCGTTGGCATTTCTGGTGGCGCACATCGTCGTCACGGTGGTGCCGGTTCCCCGCACGGCGTTCACCCTGGCCGCGGGGCTGCTGTTCGGTCCGGCCCTGGGTGTGCTGATCGCGGTGGTCGCCAGCACGGCGAGCGCGGTGCTGGCCCTGGTCTTGGTCCGCGCCGCGGGATGGCGGCTGGGCCGGCTGGTTCGCTATCGCGCGATCCAACGAGCTGACCAGCGCCTGCGCGAGCGGGGCTGGGTGTCGGTCTTGTCGCTGCGACTGATTCCGGTGCTGCCGTTCTCCGTGGTAAACTATGCGGCCGCCGCGTCCGCCGTCGGCATCCTGCCTTACACGCTGGCCACGCTGGCCGGCCTGCTGCCCGGGACCGCCGCGGTCGTTTTCCTCGGCGACGCGCTGGCCGGTCACCCCAGCCCGCTGCTGTTCCTCGTGTCGTTGGTCACCAGCGCTCTCGGGCTGACGGGGCTGTTTCTCGAAATACGTCATTACCGCCGGCATCACCACGCGCGGCATCCCGAGGAGCCTGCCTCCGAGCCGGTCATTTTTAGCTAA
- a CDS encoding endopeptidase encodes MERVYAQQLASFGLQPSRAGLLMLLLGALASVAVAVLSFLLDRIKLNRVPSGGVLAAPVVLHPPAPRERAHTSWLTIGAAFAAVVCMAAIWLTPKNVEYTQEPSQPDLTPIALPASAAVGPGAGIYVEYPDGSGGMGCTAGFLVRTSAGVAGVLTAGHCNRSRKLSKVVMNLGGVLPYATLGTFIQTVNEGVHNEQHDIGLILLDGDKVPQSPAVAATLPITGVTTALSIGQELCKFGMSSGEAQCGAIFDITDSKVSFAAGGQCGDSGGPVYLIQNDGTAAAVGIDIRGSNPANPTAGCLAPARFSVAELVQPWLDKWHLTVVTAQQPGPR; translated from the coding sequence ATGGAGCGGGTCTACGCGCAGCAGCTTGCGAGCTTCGGCCTGCAGCCGTCGCGGGCCGGCCTGCTGATGCTTCTGCTCGGCGCCCTCGCCTCGGTGGCCGTCGCGGTCTTGTCCTTCCTGCTCGACCGAATCAAGCTGAATCGCGTTCCGTCCGGCGGCGTCCTGGCCGCACCGGTCGTCCTTCACCCACCGGCACCGCGGGAACGGGCGCATACCTCGTGGCTGACGATCGGCGCGGCGTTCGCCGCTGTCGTGTGTATGGCTGCCATCTGGCTGACGCCCAAGAATGTCGAGTACACCCAGGAACCATCGCAGCCCGACCTGACGCCGATTGCCTTGCCCGCGTCCGCTGCCGTGGGCCCGGGTGCGGGCATCTACGTCGAATACCCCGACGGTTCCGGCGGAATGGGTTGTACGGCTGGGTTTTTGGTGCGGACCAGCGCCGGAGTGGCCGGTGTACTGACGGCCGGCCACTGCAATCGGTCGCGCAAACTAAGCAAGGTGGTGATGAACCTCGGCGGGGTCCTGCCGTACGCAACGCTGGGCACGTTCATCCAGACCGTCAACGAGGGGGTTCACAACGAGCAGCACGACATCGGCCTGATTCTGCTCGACGGCGACAAAGTCCCGCAGAGTCCGGCCGTCGCTGCCACGTTGCCGATCACGGGGGTCACCACCGCCCTGTCGATCGGACAGGAGCTGTGCAAGTTCGGCATGAGCAGTGGTGAGGCCCAATGCGGGGCGATCTTCGACATCACCGACAGCAAGGTGTCGTTCGCGGCGGGCGGCCAATGCGGCGATTCCGGCGGCCCGGTGTATCTCATCCAAAACGACGGCACCGCCGCCGCGGTCGGCATCGACATCCGGGGCAGCAATCCCGCCAATCCCACCGCGGGATGCCTGGCCCCGGCTAGATTCTCGGTTGCCGAGCTTGTGCAGCCGTGGCTGGACAAATGGCACCTGACCGTCGTGACCGCACAACAACCCGGACCGCGCTGA
- a CDS encoding DoxX family protein — protein sequence MSALTSPKTYTALGAFHAVDAVLCGIQVPPIKKVLDDVGLPDNIRPVLPVVKAAAAVGLLSVTRFPGLARLTTAMLTLYFVLAVGAHVRVRDKVVNGLPAALFLTLVAAMTVKGPDQS from the coding sequence ATGAGTGCTTTGACATCTCCGAAGACCTACACGGCGCTGGGCGCGTTCCACGCCGTCGATGCGGTGTTGTGTGGCATCCAGGTGCCGCCCATCAAGAAGGTTTTGGACGACGTGGGACTTCCGGACAACATTCGGCCCGTGTTGCCGGTGGTGAAGGCGGCCGCCGCGGTCGGCTTGTTGTCGGTCACCCGTTTTCCCGGCCTCGCCAGGCTCACGACGGCGATGCTGACGCTGTACTTCGTGTTGGCGGTGGGCGCGCATGTGCGAGTGCGCGACAAGGTCGTCAACGGCCTTCCGGCCGCGCTGTTTTTGACGCTGGTCGCCGCGATGACGGTGAAGGGACCGGACCAGAGCTAG